The Drosophila suzukii chromosome X, CBGP_Dsuzu_IsoJpt1.0, whole genome shotgun sequence DNA window AGTGCAGTCCCCCAAAACAGAGGACCTTCCCCTCatcataaaaaaaatcaaaaaaacgGAGGAGAGTGAGCGAGTGCAACCCTAGAAACTATTAAAGCATCGAGTCGAGTCGAGTCCTCTTCCAATCAGCGGATCCGATGGCTGCGCATTTTTCTCGtcgcaacaacaaaaacaaaagcacGCCGGGGAAAAACGAGGAAAAATCGCAAAAAGGAAACAACAACAGAAAACAAGTGGAAAATCCGGGCGCAGAAATAAACTAGAAAAGCGACGGCTCCGCCTGCTGCTGCCAATGCAATTCATGGAGGAGTGCTCAGGGAAAATGCTGGGAGGGGGGCCACTCGGAAGGGGGTTGGGGAAGGGGGGCGGAAAAGGGTGGGGAAAACTGGGTCCCCCTTTCGAGTGAAAACTGCGAGTGAGTGAACCAAACGCAGAGCACATTTCGCTTTTGAGTAGGCGAAAACATCTGCCTCAGAGTTGCCAGGTATTTTTAGAACTTTAGCTGGGTATTATATAGGATATAGTGTGATATAGTatagaattatatttataaaaatacatttataatAAATAGTTTTCATTTATATAGTATTGTTAATTTAAGATAAATGGTATTATAAATAAAGACTATTATTAGAAAAAGTTCACATTATTTCCAAAATAGCTTGGGTACTGTAAACTAAACGtggcttttaaaaaatatattcttttgGTTCAGTACtccttttaatttaaaatgacTTGCAGAACAGGGAAAATATCTATAAATATTCAACTTATAAttatgtaaaaataaaattagtaACAAAGTATCCAACATGAAAGGGTTCTTAACTCAACTTTTCAATCTAATAAAAGTGCTACGAAGTTCCTCGACAATGGTGACAACCCTGCTGCAACTGCAAATTGAGTGCGATATTTTTTCCCTTTCGTTCTGCCCATTGAAATTGCAATTGGGCAAGGCTCTTTTCCCCTGTGTGCGAGTGTTTTCAGTGGGTTAAGGGACTGGGGGTTAAGCGGCGAGGCACTGAGGCAGGCTGTGattcttttctttttgtttttattgccCTCTGTCGTGGCACGTGGCACACAAAATGTAAACAAGCCGCAAAAGTGAAGCGCGCGTGGGAGGTCCACCAGGAAAATAAAACTGGATGGGGGTGGGGGTCAAAGGAGCGGCGTGGGCCAAAGGGGTGTTAAGAGATGCAAATGTGTCTAGGATTAGAGTCCTGCGGTAAGCAGATGAAGAGCAGCATCAGTGGATATTTGCTTCCCATTCGGGGCTCTTCCTTTCACCAAATCTGCAATTGATGAGATTATAagcttgttttcattttatGATTCTAGTTTAAGGGAATGCGTTATAAATACTTGTAAAACTAAAACGTAAAGAAAATACAATCATTTTAGATTTATAACTTTATTTTGCCTTAAATGTATTATTGCATGCGAGTTTTAAACAGAAAGTACTAAGCtatgtgtttattttttgttgaacATAAGACCAGGCAATTTACATTATTTgaataaaattgtatttaggCGTATCTAATTTTTAACATTAATTTGTTGTACTCAATATTATGCAGAATTCTATACTGTTTTAGACAgcaagatatatttttaaaatatacacCAAGGGAAGGATTTGGAACCTTTCTATGCGATTACCTAACTTAAGGGTTAATAAATGATTTTCTGGGCAGCTCTCGAATATCTCCCAGTACTTGGCCCCTTAATCCGTATCTTTATGAATGGTCCTCCATGGAGAAAAAATATGTTGATGGGTTGTTGCCTAATCGGGATTTCACTGCCGCCGCACTATTACGCACATGGCAACGGGGGCGGAGGAGCCCGCTCCGCCCAAGCCCGGAAAATCGCACCTGCCTCGAGTCCGGGAAACCGGAGTCCGGAGTCCAGAGTGCGGAGTCCTCCAATCCTCCGGCTTATTCCATGCAAAATGGCCGCTCGTTTGGCCGCCTCTCCGCTCGGATTGCGTGTGCATTGGTTTACTTTTGTTTAGCAAAATGTTCATGCAAATCCGCGCGCTGCATTGCCATTTGCATAAGCGGCCCCAGGACGGGAATCCGGACCCGGACCAGGCCTACCCCGTGACCCCCGACCCCCAACCCCAACCCCAGGCCGTAACCCGGACTCGGTTCCGGGTCCATCATTAACCATCGCAGGTTGAGTCCGCTATTGAACGCCGCGCGATGTGTGTGCGAAGACACAGGAAAAAATTATGACCTATGGCGGTtttccataaatatataattccaATAATTGTCAATAATTCTTTATTATGTTCCATAGATATTATTTTGGTTTCTGCAGCTccaatttattaaaatatgatGATGGCCAATGGCGGTTTTCAAGAAATATGTAAATTTCAGGAATATTTCTTtagtttattataaaattcaacaaatgttTTCAATAATTCTTTATTATATTCCATGGATTTCATATAGATTTCAGTAGAtaactatttatttaaatataattccaGCACTACAACTGAAATAAAAAGAGGAAGTCTAAATAGTCTTCCTTAAAGAAGACAAAAAGAGGCATtgtatttcaatttaaaaacattaattGCTCgtgtttttcattttatagATAAACTACATTATTTAGCTGCCCTTACCAACCGGTTTTTGTTGCAGTGCATGTGCTGGAGGACAACTCATCACCATCgccattccattccattctCATCCCAGTGCAATCCTTGCCACGCATATTCGCGCACGCACAAGGACTCTCAGCCGGGTTTTCCTCGCCAACTTCTGGCCCAAAGTGAATCCTTTTGGAACTTGCCAAACTGGTTGGTTTAGTTTTCAAAACGGGACGTCCTTTCGCCTCGCCCCACCCCACTCACTCCTTTTCCTCCGCCtcacatgtgtgtgtgtgtgtgtgcgtggaaaaccatttaaaattaCGGCAAAAAAGCAACAAAAGTTTTCCAACTGAAGGAGGAAAACCGTGGTGGGGGGATGGAAAACTGGGTGGGGGAAGTCGCGTTTGCGTTGCGTTGCGTTAAATTAAAACGCGTATGTTGCACACATTAATTGCCAGGAAGTAGATACGTTGTGGGTGGTTGGGCGTTGAAAAGGGGGGAAACCGGGTGAAATCAGGGGGACAGGGGCAGGGGGCTTCGCTGCAAAAAGGGGTTAGCCTGGGCCAAAGGTTTTTCTAATCATTAACACAGTTGCCATCGCCATcgagtttgttttgtttgcctGCCAttacacacacgcacacacattTGCAAATTAGAAATGTCCGTCAAATGCCCCGCCCCCAGCAGCCCCAgccaccaccacccaccacccaccgcccacttGCCACGCCCCGTGCAGACAAGTTGCAAAAGGTCGCTCAGATGGCCGTTGTAAGGATAATGCCGATGATGTCCTGGCGAGGAGAAAGCGACACAAAAACTGCACATGCGAGCACACACATGCTGCACAGTGGGCCAAGTGCCCCGAAAAGGTGGTAAAAGATAATCCTGTTTTAGGCAGAATATCTCTAAAATATTACCTAGTTTGTAaagcataaatatttgaaatttaagAAGTACGCAGTGAGTATTGATACATAAATAGAGAGCTCATAAAATAAAAGGCACAATCTACAATAGTAAAAGACTACGAAATTTTATGCTAAAACATCTGACTCATAAAATATCTATAGTATATCACAATAGCACtggaatatttaatattattattttgtatctcTCACTCTCAAGTTTTTTCTACCCATACCAAAAACTAATGTTTTGAGTTTAGAACTTTATAATTAAAACTGTAGTTTTACTtgaaatattataaatgaagTAAGCTTGCTGGTATGGTCCACTGTGCATTGTCTTACTTGTAATGTGTGTAAAAAAGTGTATAAAAAACAATCAATTCGAAGTGGAAGTTTAAACCAAGTACAGTCCCGATGGGAAGCCCACACTAATTTACAGTTAGACACTAATGCGTGCCCCCTTTTCTGAAAACTTGTGTTTGCCAAACGgagaaaaagaagaagaagaagacgaCAAGGAAGAGGAAGCAGAAGAAGAAGACTGTGGCCACGACAGAGAGAATCCGATTCGAAGTCAGCAACAAACTAACGATAGTTTCCCCCGCCGAGGAAAATAGTTTAAAATtcattatatatgtatatatgtatgggCGAGTGAGAACTACTCAACTGACTGTCTTTGCCATCTCCCTCGCACGCTCTCTCGCCATCCCGCTCACTCTCTCTATAACGACTCCGAGCCCCGTACATATAATTGTGAGCGAACTCTAACCATATATTATATGTACGGGGGCATATGTATAAATCTAGTGTATATTATGTAAAATGTTGCATTTTCCTGCTCAAAAAAGCACCACCCCCACCAACTTGTTGTTGTTTATGATAATGAGCATTTCGCTCATGTGTACGTATGTCTGTGTGTGCGTACGCGGGAGGAAAAGAGACCCCCAAAAGGAAAAGGGTTGAAAACCCGTTCAGATAATGATgctaaatttatgtattttgtGTAGAAATAAAACCTGATTTCCAAACGAGTGAAAAGTCGAGAGACCGAATGGTCAGTCAGTGGACTGCGGGCCCCGTGGGGGTGGGTCGCAGTGAACTAAAGTTGTGGCGCCCACCGTGGGGCGGACGTGCCACGTTCAACGGTAATTTCCCCCGCATCTCCACAGGCTCTGAGCTCTTCTTCGCTTTtaattgttgctgctgctgctgccgctgctgctgctgatgcggCGCCGTCGCCGCTTTTTGAGCCGAAACTCAATTTCCGTTTGAGTTATTTAAGGCCACACACATGTGTGTTGTGTGTGCTGCGTGTTTTTTGTGGAGAGCGTCggcgtttcgtttcgtttggCCTCGGCCTCGTATGTTTGGCCCACTCGTTGGGAaatttgaaaagttttttgtGTGAAAATTTCGAAAATTCGTGTGCGTTGTTATCATTTGCAATTGTGCCGTTAACCGgttcagcagcagcagcagcagcaacagcagcagcagcagcaatcgcagcagcaacatccgTACGAGCAACATACCGTAACAACACTACACTCGTATCCGACGAGTATATACGACTCGATATACGTTTCGCGAGGAGCCCTCGGCAAGTGCAAACTGCAAATCGGGTGCGCTCAAAGGGCTCTCGGGCTCCAGAAAGGCATTCGTTCGTACCCGTTCGGGCCAGCGGACACGAATTGCATCCCGGCAGCAATATCGCAGCACGGCAGCAACACCACGCCGAGCAGGCAGCTTTGGAACTCTGGAGCTGGTCAGGTGCCCCCGAATGTGTCACTCTGCATTCTGACCACTGACGCGCCGGCTGTGCTTCCGTTGCGTTCCGCAGTGATCCAATACCATCCAATTCGATTCGGTTACGTGGCCAAAATCGTGGCGAAAACTCGTGTTTCGGTCCAAGGCTATCATCATAAATCGCTAGTACCAAAATATAGATCTTTTCAGATCTGCTTAACTGTCTTAAACAAAAGTGGGAGTCCCCAAACACAGATCCTTTAACACAGAGATCGTTGGTACAATGTTGGCGCCAGCATTTGTTCAAGTTATTTGTTTTTTCGAGTGTGCCTCAGTCGGGCAATAAAAGATCGAAAGTTTGCAAAACAGTGAAGAGATCTAAGAGAGAGAGCGAAGTTTTCTTATACATAAAGTGCACTAGATATATACCTTTGGGACACCATCCGTCAAACAAGTGCACTTGGTGCATCCAACAGGCAAAAAGGTGAGTGCTTTTTGGCTAAAATggtataatattataattgggacggtgcaaaataataaagaaaatgtaaGTTTTAGTATCCATCGATGAATTTATATCTGATATTATGATAGATAAGTAAAAAACACAATTTTACTCAAGTAATCTGATCATTTTATGCCTCTATTCTTTCCATTAAGTTTTAAAACTGGGTTTATTGGGATCATTTTGGAAAAATGGTATTGGTAGTGAGGAAATTCCGTTTATTTTGATACACAATTCACATTGTTTGTATTTCTAACATATTATATGATTTTCTATTCATCCAAGGGAATTCTCCAGAAATTCCGAAACAAATCAATCAAATCACTCCACAAAAggaataattttcaaatttaaatgtCTAACATCTGTTTGTCACATTGGAACAATTTGAAAAGTACATCTTCAAAGGCATCATAAATGTACAAAAATTACCCAACATTAGTTGTGGCATTTTCTGTTTATAAAATGccagaaaaaaataatgaagCTTTGAAATCGCATTCATGACagcaattatttttatttatcccTTACGGGGTTTGTGATTTAATTATGATTGATCTTGTATTCTTTCCGAAAAGCGAAAGGCAGCAATTGACGATTCCTCTTAAATCCCAACCAAAAAGGAAATTCGTGCTAAAAGCATTTAATGACCCACTTGACGCGTCAAAAATGCGACGGGCAGTGAGCAATTTTTACTTAatgtaattaattaaaatttaacgTATTAATTTCGAGCGGGACAAATGTCATTGTGCAAGTGCGAACAAAGACAGCAATAATTGTGTGCCCATACGCGAACGCGTATAATAATATGATACCTTGGGAAACTCATTGGCGAACCGCACTTATGCACCACAAGTTCTACCGCGAAATTGATAATTCAACGGTTAACCAAACGGGCCAACAACtagcaaaaaaataaatacaaaaaggaaaatcgGGGCAAAAAAGCACGAGCCGTGCTTCAGCGAGTGTTAAACGCTTTAAATCAACTTAACAGTTGGAATCGGATGAAAAACTACCCACACACCGGGCacaaatgtaaacaaaaattgGAATCGAAGGGCGGGAAGTTGAGGAACTCGAAAAATACCATTAAATTGGTGGAGAAGGCAATGGGTTTTACTGGGAAATATGTTTTGACAAGATATACATTATGGGAAAGGGTTTATCATAAATGGAAAGTGATCAAACTAAATGGGAGTACATTACATTCTACAAAGGCTGTCTATTACATCAATGAATAGTGGAAAACATATAATAAGAAAGCATTATAAATACCTATATTACTTTCTAATGAGCAACTCTATCCTTAGcttttatttaaatggaaaataaCATATATTTGGTTTCAACCATTTAGATTTTGGCTATTTGAATTTCAATGCTTATAATTCTTGGAGAATAGACCATCCATAATATACTATTATCCCGAAAATTacaataactttaaaagtacaTTTTGATGAGGTAGATTTTATAATATTCACTACTAAATTTGATAAAAAGTgctatttaattattatgccaatttatcttaaaaaaaatataagtaaaTGAGGTGTAAAAGAATGTAATCAAAATATAGATAagcatataaaataaatataagggttATATGTACTATACCTCTAAAAAGATCGTGGAAAAAACAAGCAAACATAGTAGTCAACAAATATTGTGGATAATCAACAGAGGTTCAGATACAGATCAAACTGCCTGAAATGTGGGgcgggtgggcgtggcaggcaGTCAGCCCAAGGGTCAGCGGGTGGGCGAAAGGTTGAGGGGGCGTCGAAGGGCAAGGGATGGGGGTGGGCGGTATTTGAAAGTGGTCAACCAACTCGTTGACCGCAGAagagaaaaaataataaaatgaaataaacacACGCAGACAGATAGGACAGATATATGTATGCTTATGCATGTGTGCGTTTAAGTATATATGTATGCGGCCTGGCAGTCAAAtcacaaacaaaacaaacaatgGCAACAATAATTCCTACAGCCGGCGCTTAAATGTAGGCAATGGATTCTTTCCCCTTTCATATTTCCCTGTTtgcattttgtttaatttttttggcgCTGCTAATGCAATGCGACAGTTGAACGTTTCattttataatgtttaatttaatttatatttattgcaAAATGTTTAGTTTTTTCCAGCCGCTGATTGGCCAATTGGAAAGTCGTTGTTTGCTAAAGTtaatgatttattttaatttgctGGAATTATTGACAGCTTGACAAAATGCGAGACTAAAAAGAACATTCCTATTggcgaaatatttaataagCGAGCTTGAGGGAATTCAAGGAATTtgataaaataataaagaactTAATAGAAATGGAAAAAGTATATAATTGTGGGTTATAAAATTGTGAAAAAGTGCAAGCGTTAAAAAAGTTACTCAAATGgtttatacaaatatttattaatatagaCATATGTACAAAAGAACTTCCTTCTTTGCTACCattgaaataaattaaattttttatttttatttttatctcttttgaGGCCcgtttttattttcctttactAGCCCATGTTTTGTGTCTTAATTAAAACGTGCAGACCAATTTGAAAACGGTGAAATCAGCGCGAGGGTGTGGAACTTGTAGGATCGGCGagatatatgtatttatgagGGTTGCTCGCAATTATAATGTGCATTGTGCTGTTGTTGTCCTTCGTCTGGACGCCgagtttcatttttttttgtgcaagTGCAACTTTTATcgatttaaattaaaaacgcATTGCtgcaaattgtaaaaattattgTGTGCGTCTGTCCGATTTTCCGACTGTCTGTCTCGCTGCATTTTCCCCAGCCAGTTTTCCCGTTTTCCCAACcagtctgtgtgtgtgtgtgcttgtgtGCCAGGAAGCGGCAGCACATTAAGTTGGTAGGCCGTGTTGTTGGACAGCATCCTGTCCCCCTCTCCCCCTTCCTCACCCCTCCACACCGCCATGTCCACGGCCACGTCCATGTCCATGTCATTGGCCGGGGCAATGCGGAAAATCGCATTTTCTCATTTGGCTTCTGTCAGGCAAAAATATCAAAAGCGCGTCGCGAAAATCTCGTTTATTTTTCACACGCATTTCTGACATCCCCCGACGGCCCATCCTTCGTCCTTCGAGAGCGAAGAACCCATCGAAGAACATATAGCCCGGCTGGCAGGCTGCCCTGCCGCCATTCTGGCCAATTCTTCGGCATCTCACGCAAATTGGCTTAAAGTCGTTCGATCTGCGGTCTCCAGTTGCATCGCATCGCATCAAATAAAGGACCACTTCAATAAAAACTCGTCTTTTCTTATTTGATTCACTTCCGTTGGCATTTTATGAAGTGCTGCGAGGTGTTGCGTATACGCCGTGTTGCCACGCGAAAGTGTTTCGATGGATAGTAATGCATGGACATGGCGTTAAGATAAGCTTACATTTGAACTGAATCAAAATTCCATGGGTTAATTTAAGTCACCTGCCAAAATCGTTTGAAAAGCAGAGAATATGAGTTGTATGCGTGATTAACGGAAtgctgaagaattcgcgttttgGTTTTGTCAATAAATACGAAGAAATGTGAAGTGAATATGTATTGTGCTAAAGAATTAGTgactgtttttgttttaaaataaatgtaagcCACTAAAcagttgttataattattgaGAAAGTGGTTTTGAAATTGCCTAGAAACACATTCAGTGGTATATTTTGATGCCGCATCATTTTAATCAACCTACTATTTCTTAAAGACTAAAGTCTGTATATATTTAAACACATGTATCTCAAACTGCCATCCCGTCGATATCGTTCGCATTAAACATTCACGCCGACCTGCAATCAGTGATGTTCTATTTAAAAATGCGCAAACTGAAAGAGTTAATGCTATGTCCTGGATCGAATGCATTAATGTCGTGGCCGCCATTGCAGGAGGGCTcctgaaaaatatataagtatgTGCGGGCATACTATATGtgtatatttatgtatgagCGGGCAGCAGCGCACACAATTAATAAGAATTACAAGTTGTATGATGAGGGGGTGGTTGCCTGTGTGTGCTCCCTGTGTCCGTGTGTGTTTGTGCGGGCTTATCCGCATCCTGCATCCTGAATCCTGCATCCGCATCCTGCATGTGGGGGCGTGTGGGcgcgtgggcgtggcagcaacatcggcaacagcaacaacagcagcaacagccgCACAAGTGCTAATGACTTAATAAATCATCGCGTGCGACAAAGAAATATATGGGATATATGTTCCTGGTCGGTCGCTCCCCAGCAGCAAAAACCGCAGCCAGGAAGAGCCGATGGTTTGGGCATTGCTGAGGTTGTGATTGGACCAACAAAAAAACGAGCgaaaaaacgaaaataaatGCATAATTCAATGAAAATCCTGCAGAAATTCCTTTAATCCTCaatattcattaaaaaatatgagccGACCTCatgatgttgctgccgtgtTATTGATGTTGCCGTTGTGTTTTTCCCAAGTC harbors:
- the LOC139353339 gene encoding uncharacterized protein; protein product: MFMQIRALHCHLHKRPQDGNPDPDQAYPVTPDPQPQPQAQQQQQQQQQQQQSQQQHPYEQHTVTTLHSYPTSIYDSIYVSRGALGKCKLQIGCAQRALGLQKGIRSYPFGPADTNCIPAAISQHGSNTTPSRQLWNSGAGQVPPNVSLCILTTDAPAVLPLRSAVIQYHPIRFGFQGVLRGESWILIVFQGGAIKGRQNCAAKKSAGSRSRATGAVRAAATAPTAATSAAATTAAAAAAAATVATTTAAAAATLSQLQRQ